Proteins from a genomic interval of Marmoricola sp. OAE513:
- a CDS encoding patatin-like phospholipase family protein gives MTRALVLGGGGVTGVAWELGVVEGLRRAGVDLGDADVVFGTSAGSVVGTRLRLGTIAEAFEEQLADASGEIAAKIGTRTMIKLVVMMSRRTDEATKFKKIGKASRETKTVTAAERREVIRTRVGDPEWPAGDLRITAIDIDNGRLEIFDRTSGVSVLDAVSASCAVPLVWPPVTINGTTYVDGGARSPVNADLAGGGDVAVVIAPMPDAVSKEHHLDKQLERAGFDAHVSVVPDKDATEEMGSNSLDPTRRRPSAEAGLRQGLAAAGAVAALWNR, from the coding sequence GTGACGCGGGCGCTGGTGCTCGGCGGCGGCGGCGTGACCGGTGTCGCCTGGGAGCTCGGGGTCGTGGAAGGGCTGCGGCGGGCGGGCGTCGACCTCGGCGACGCCGACGTCGTCTTCGGCACCTCGGCGGGCTCGGTCGTCGGCACCCGGCTGCGCCTGGGCACGATCGCGGAGGCCTTCGAGGAGCAGCTCGCGGACGCCAGCGGCGAGATCGCCGCCAAGATCGGAACGCGCACGATGATCAAGCTGGTCGTGATGATGTCGCGCCGCACCGACGAGGCGACCAAGTTCAAGAAGATCGGCAAGGCCTCGCGGGAGACGAAGACCGTCACCGCCGCCGAGCGCCGTGAGGTGATCCGCACCCGCGTCGGTGACCCGGAGTGGCCCGCGGGCGACCTTCGGATCACCGCGATCGACATCGACAACGGCCGCCTCGAGATCTTCGACCGCACCTCGGGGGTCTCCGTCCTCGACGCCGTCTCCGCCAGCTGCGCCGTGCCGCTCGTGTGGCCTCCGGTGACGATCAACGGCACCACGTACGTCGACGGCGGCGCCCGGTCCCCGGTGAACGCCGACCTCGCCGGTGGCGGTGACGTCGCGGTGGTCATCGCCCCGATGCCGGACGCGGTGTCCAAGGAGCACCACCTCGACAAGCAACTCGAGCGCGCAGGCTTCGACGCCCACGTCTCGGTGGTCCCGGACAAGGACGCGACCGAGGAGATGGGCTCCAACTCGCTCGACCCGACCCGCCGGAGGCCGTCCGCCGAGGCAGGGCTCCGCCAAGGCCTCGCAGCGGCCGGAGCCGTCGCCGCGCTGTGGAACCGGTGA
- a CDS encoding 3-isopropylmalate dehydrogenase, with protein MSSLKLAVIPGDGIGTEVTAEALKVLEAVTPSDVKFEPTRYDLGAERYLATGEVLPDTVLEEIRAHDVILLGAVGGKPNDPNLPPGILERGLLLRLRFELDHYVNLRPSRIFPGSVSPLAHPGEVDFVVVREGTEGPYTGNGGALRVGTPQEVATEVSVNTAFGVERVVRDAFARAQRRPRKKLTLVHKTNVLVNAGSVWWRLFQSVAAEYPEVTTDYMHIDAAMIYMTTDPARFDVIVTDNLFGDIITDLAAAVTGGIGVAASGNINPDRTAPSMFEPVHGSAPDIAGQQKADPTAAILSVSLMFDHLGMTDVATKIEDAVIADLDAREPGVALSTSEIGDRVAARVAG; from the coding sequence ATGTCTTCCCTCAAGCTTGCTGTCATCCCCGGCGACGGGATCGGGACCGAGGTCACTGCCGAAGCGCTCAAGGTGCTGGAAGCAGTGACCCCGTCGGACGTGAAGTTCGAGCCGACCCGGTACGACCTGGGTGCCGAGCGCTACCTCGCCACCGGTGAGGTGCTCCCGGACACCGTGCTCGAGGAGATCCGTGCGCACGACGTGATCCTCCTCGGTGCCGTCGGCGGCAAGCCGAACGACCCGAACCTGCCCCCGGGCATCCTGGAGCGCGGCCTGCTGCTGCGGCTGCGCTTCGAGCTCGACCACTACGTGAACCTGCGCCCGTCGCGCATCTTCCCGGGCTCGGTCTCCCCGCTGGCCCACCCGGGCGAGGTCGACTTCGTGGTCGTCCGTGAGGGCACCGAGGGTCCCTACACCGGCAACGGCGGTGCACTCCGCGTCGGTACGCCGCAGGAGGTCGCTACCGAGGTCTCGGTGAACACGGCCTTCGGCGTCGAGCGGGTCGTCCGCGACGCCTTCGCCCGTGCGCAGCGTCGTCCGCGCAAGAAGCTCACCCTGGTCCACAAGACCAACGTGCTGGTCAACGCCGGCTCGGTCTGGTGGCGCCTGTTCCAGTCGGTCGCCGCGGAGTACCCCGAGGTGACCACCGACTACATGCACATCGACGCCGCGATGATCTACATGACCACCGACCCGGCGCGCTTCGACGTGATCGTCACCGACAACCTGTTCGGCGACATCATCACCGACCTGGCCGCCGCGGTGACCGGGGGCATCGGCGTCGCCGCGAGCGGAAACATCAACCCGGACCGCACGGCTCCGTCGATGTTCGAGCCCGTGCACGGTTCGGCGCCCGACATCGCCGGCCAGCAGAAGGCGGACCCGACCGCGGCGATCCTCTCGGTCTCGCTGATGTTCGACCACCTCGGGATGACGGACGTGGCCACGAAGATCGAGGATGCGGTGATCGCGGACCTCGACGCCCGCGAGCCCGGCGTCGCCCTGAGCACCTCGGAGATCGGCGACCGCGTCGCTGCCCGAGTAGCCGGCTGA
- a CDS encoding branched-chain amino acid aminotransferase, whose product MTLDISIVPSAQPRSAAEVAEILADPGFGTHFTDHMFTVEWTPEKGWHDARITAYGPLTLDPATAVLHYAQETFEGMKAYRHADDSIWTFRPDANADRMKRSSHRLALPVLEPEDFVQAVDALVEVDQRWVPESGSEKSLYIRPFMIATEAFLGVRPSQHVTFMVIASPAGAYFKGGVKPLTLWLTEEYTRAGRGGMGAAKTGGNYASSLVAQQEAIGQGCDQVVFLDGAEGKYVEELGGMNMYFVFADGHIVTPETGTILEGITRSAIIELARKSGRTVEERKFSIDEWRDGVASGEIVEVFACGTAAVVTPVGTLKWAGGEVRGSAEPGDFTNEIRAALVDIQYGRTPDVFGWMHQVTKAE is encoded by the coding sequence ATGACTCTGGACATCTCGATCGTCCCCTCGGCCCAGCCGCGCTCCGCCGCGGAGGTTGCCGAGATCCTGGCCGACCCAGGCTTCGGCACGCACTTCACCGACCACATGTTCACCGTCGAGTGGACCCCCGAGAAGGGCTGGCACGACGCGCGCATCACGGCGTACGGGCCGCTGACGCTGGATCCCGCCACGGCGGTGCTGCACTACGCCCAGGAGACCTTCGAGGGCATGAAGGCCTACCGGCACGCCGACGACTCGATCTGGACGTTCCGTCCGGATGCGAATGCCGACCGGATGAAGCGGTCCTCGCACCGCCTCGCCCTGCCCGTGCTCGAACCGGAGGACTTCGTCCAGGCCGTCGACGCGCTCGTCGAGGTCGACCAGCGCTGGGTGCCGGAGTCGGGCTCGGAGAAGAGTCTCTACATCCGCCCGTTCATGATCGCCACGGAGGCGTTCCTCGGTGTCCGCCCGTCCCAGCACGTCACCTTCATGGTGATCGCCTCGCCGGCGGGCGCGTACTTCAAGGGCGGCGTGAAGCCGCTGACCCTCTGGCTGACCGAGGAGTACACCCGGGCCGGCCGCGGTGGGATGGGTGCCGCCAAGACCGGTGGCAACTACGCCAGCTCGCTCGTCGCCCAGCAGGAGGCCATCGGCCAGGGCTGCGACCAGGTCGTCTTCCTCGACGGCGCCGAGGGCAAGTACGTCGAGGAGCTCGGCGGGATGAACATGTACTTCGTGTTCGCCGACGGCCACATCGTCACCCCGGAGACCGGCACCATCCTGGAGGGCATCACCCGCTCGGCGATCATCGAGCTCGCCCGGAAGTCCGGCCGCACCGTGGAGGAGCGTAAGTTCTCCATCGACGAGTGGCGCGACGGCGTGGCGTCGGGTGAGATCGTCGAGGTCTTCGCCTGCGGCACCGCGGCCGTCGTGACGCCCGTCGGTACGTTGAAGTGGGCGGGCGGCGAGGTCCGGGGTTCGGCGGAGCCCGGAGACTTCACCAACGAGATCCGCGCCGCGCTCGTCGACATCCAGTACGGCCGCACGCCGGACGTCTTCGGCTGGATGCACCAGGTCACCAAAGCCGAGTAG